From one Halothece sp. PCC 7418 genomic stretch:
- a CDS encoding permease, with amino-acid sequence MSQLSNSFTLFLSLIVEAFPFLLMGVILSSVLLLFIDEAKLIHLSPRNPILGALMGSLVGFLFPVCECGNVPVARRLLLQRVPVSVAIGFLLAAPTINPIVIWSTWIAFRDQPEIVGLRVVFSLIVAVIISCIFSVQKDVKVLLQPTVAKQLSQHSPQPKKQEPTLLQSGTFLLNASGQPIPLETIANRRSSRQGIAMQAFLNNLTQELRELGGILVLGSAIAAGIQVFTPRELILGLGQSPVSSIIVMMLLGALISICSTVDAFFALSFSATFTTSSLLAFLVFGPMIDLKSVGLLLSVFKPRIIIYLFAISAQLIFLLTLGYNYLSG; translated from the coding sequence ATGAGTCAGTTAAGCAATAGTTTTACCCTATTTCTGAGTTTAATTGTTGAAGCATTTCCCTTTTTATTAATGGGAGTCATCCTATCAAGTGTTTTACTCCTCTTTATTGATGAAGCAAAACTGATTCATTTGTCTCCTCGAAACCCAATTTTAGGGGCTTTAATGGGAAGTTTAGTGGGATTTCTCTTTCCCGTGTGCGAATGTGGAAATGTTCCTGTGGCAAGACGTTTGCTCTTACAACGAGTGCCAGTCTCGGTGGCGATTGGCTTTTTATTAGCAGCACCAACCATTAATCCAATTGTTATTTGGTCAACTTGGATTGCGTTTCGTGATCAACCCGAAATCGTGGGCTTAAGAGTGGTGTTTTCTTTAATTGTTGCTGTTATTATTAGTTGTATTTTTAGTGTCCAAAAAGATGTCAAAGTTCTCTTACAACCAACGGTAGCCAAACAACTCAGCCAACATTCTCCTCAGCCAAAAAAGCAAGAACCCACTTTACTCCAATCAGGAACTTTTTTGCTGAATGCAAGTGGTCAACCGATTCCATTGGAAACGATTGCCAATCGTAGAAGTTCTCGCCAAGGAATCGCCATGCAGGCGTTTCTAAATAACTTGACTCAAGAATTACGAGAGTTAGGGGGGATCTTAGTTTTAGGAAGCGCGATCGCTGCTGGGATTCAAGTCTTTACGCCACGAGAACTCATTTTAGGCTTAGGACAAAGTCCAGTGAGTTCCATTATCGTGATGATGCTATTAGGAGCACTCATTTCAATTTGTTCAACGGTTGATGCGTTTTTTGCTCTTTCTTTTTCCGCCACCTTTACCACGAGCTCATTACTTGCTTTCCTTGTCTTTGGTCCGATGATTGACTTAAAGAGCGTTGGTTTATTACTCTCTGTCTTTAAACCTCGCATCATTATTTATTTGTTTGCAATCTCAGCACAATTGATTTTCTTACTCACCCTTGGGTATAACTATCTATCCGGTTAA